One genomic window of Bradyrhizobium sp. B124 includes the following:
- a CDS encoding TetR family transcriptional regulator, whose protein sequence is MARRKAVAGAAPGAEAPLPGLARLAPTQQRSRERFERILACATEIMAEKGSEAFRMSDIVERSGVAFGSLYQYFPDKAAIIGTLAERHNAIGRDCVRRDLAAVSSARDLHPALCRIVDSYYEMFIRQPVMRDIWQATQADRALQKLDADDMAVLSGLLSDAVRRVAPTLPAASLATFSGLTMTLIAAAVRHAITLPPRKARQVLTQFKTMLPGDLAGLA, encoded by the coding sequence ATGGCGAGACGAAAGGCAGTCGCAGGGGCCGCGCCCGGGGCGGAAGCCCCCCTGCCCGGGCTGGCGCGGCTTGCTCCGACGCAACAGCGCAGCCGCGAGCGGTTCGAGCGCATCCTCGCCTGCGCGACCGAGATCATGGCGGAGAAAGGCAGCGAGGCCTTCCGCATGAGCGACATCGTCGAACGCAGCGGCGTCGCATTCGGCTCGCTCTATCAATATTTCCCCGACAAGGCCGCGATCATCGGCACGCTGGCGGAACGGCATAACGCCATCGGGCGCGATTGCGTCAGGCGTGATCTGGCCGCGGTCTCGTCCGCGCGCGACCTGCACCCGGCGCTATGCCGGATCGTCGACAGTTACTACGAGATGTTTATACGCCAGCCTGTGATGCGCGACATCTGGCAGGCGACGCAGGCCGACCGCGCCCTGCAGAAGCTCGATGCGGACGACATGGCCGTGCTCTCCGGCCTGTTGTCCGACGCGGTCAGGCGGGTTGCGCCCACCTTACCGGCCGCCAGCCTCGCCACCTTCTCGGGACTGACGATGACGCTGATCGCGGCCGCCGTGCGTCACGCGATCACGCTGCCGCCGCGGAAAGCCCGGCAGGTGCTGACGCAATTCAAGACCATGCTGCCGGGAGACCTCGCCGGACTGGCATGA
- a CDS encoding TolC family outer membrane protein, whose protein sequence is MRGVKLITAAATAVLLLAEMGPVPALADTIEAALVRSYQNNPQLNAQRALVRATDENVPQALSGYRPKAALTVSGGYQYSDQQPTGIKDSIHGTQNPASAGLTVNQSLYNAQTPHKVRAAESQVSSAREGLRVLEQTVILSAATIYMDYLRDAAIVEVQRSNTRVLEQTLKQTQDRFNVGEVTRTDVAQSEAQLAAGKTQQLTAESNLTTTRSNFRRIIGNEPQNLAPGSPVDRFLPTTLAAAVELSLTQNPNVTSAMYGVDVNFLQTKVAEGALLPTVGLQASVTEGYQQQLSVNRLFNAAAQVQVSVPIYQGGAEYSLIRQSKESLAQQRLVLEQTRDQARANVVTAWGQLVAGKSQVASAQAQVTASEIALNGVREEAKAGQRTTLDVLNAQQALVNARNALVTAQHDRVVASYNVLSAIGRLSPQVMGLSTNVYDASVHYQQVRDNWAGVRTPDGR, encoded by the coding sequence ATGCGTGGGGTGAAGCTTATCACCGCGGCTGCGACTGCCGTCCTTCTGTTGGCGGAGATGGGCCCCGTGCCTGCGCTCGCCGATACTATCGAGGCCGCGCTGGTGCGGTCCTACCAGAACAATCCCCAGCTGAATGCGCAGCGCGCGCTGGTGAGGGCGACTGACGAAAACGTTCCCCAGGCGCTCTCGGGCTATCGTCCGAAAGCCGCGCTGACCGTGAGCGGCGGATATCAATATAGCGACCAGCAGCCGACGGGCATCAAAGACTCGATTCACGGCACCCAAAATCCCGCCAGCGCGGGGCTGACGGTGAACCAGTCGCTGTACAACGCGCAGACCCCGCACAAGGTGCGCGCGGCCGAAAGCCAGGTGTCGTCGGCACGCGAAGGTCTGCGCGTGCTCGAGCAGACCGTCATCCTGAGCGCCGCCACCATCTACATGGATTATTTGCGCGACGCGGCGATCGTCGAGGTCCAGCGCAGCAACACGCGCGTGCTGGAGCAGACGCTGAAGCAGACCCAGGATCGCTTCAACGTAGGTGAGGTAACGCGGACGGACGTCGCACAATCCGAGGCGCAACTTGCGGCCGGCAAGACGCAGCAGCTCACCGCAGAATCGAACCTGACGACCACGCGGTCGAACTTCCGCCGCATCATCGGCAACGAACCGCAGAATCTTGCGCCCGGCTCGCCGGTCGATCGCTTCCTGCCGACGACGCTTGCGGCCGCCGTCGAGCTCAGCCTGACCCAGAATCCAAACGTCACGTCCGCGATGTACGGCGTCGACGTCAACTTCCTGCAGACCAAGGTTGCCGAAGGCGCGCTGTTGCCGACGGTCGGGTTGCAGGCGTCGGTGACCGAAGGCTACCAGCAACAATTGTCGGTGAACCGCCTCTTCAATGCGGCAGCGCAGGTTCAGGTGTCGGTGCCGATCTATCAGGGCGGCGCTGAATACTCGCTGATCCGGCAGTCGAAGGAATCACTGGCGCAGCAGCGTCTGGTCCTGGAACAGACCAGGGATCAGGCGCGCGCCAACGTCGTCACCGCTTGGGGCCAGCTGGTCGCCGGCAAGTCGCAGGTCGCGTCGGCGCAGGCGCAGGTGACCGCGTCCGAAATCGCGCTGAACGGCGTGCGCGAAGAGGCCAAGGCCGGCCAACGCACCACGCTGGACGTGCTCAACGCGCAGCAAGCGCTGGTCAATGCGCGCAACGCACTCGTCACCGCGCAACACGACCGCGTCGTTGCATCCTACAACGTGCTGAGCGCGATTGGCCGGCTGTCACCGCAGGTGATGGGCCTTTCGACCAACGTCTATGATGCCAGCGTGCATTACCAGCAGGTGCGCGACAACTGGGCCGGCGTACGCACGCCCGACGGCCGCTAA
- a CDS encoding anthrone oxygenase family protein, with product MRNVLTSGLLWFSALGCGLLAGVYFTFSAFVMTALGRIDQAAGVSAMNAINVDIVRSLFMPVFLGTTLSCAGLVVLGGLRWQEPGALAMICGGGLYVVGMFVVTVVFNVPLNDQLAATDPASTAAAPVWAHYLTDWTFWNHARTIASLAATALLIAAIAAR from the coding sequence ATGCGCAATGTGCTGACCTCGGGCTTGCTGTGGTTTTCCGCGCTCGGTTGCGGCCTGCTTGCCGGGGTCTATTTCACGTTCTCGGCGTTCGTCATGACCGCGCTCGGCCGCATCGACCAGGCCGCCGGCGTCTCGGCGATGAACGCGATCAATGTCGACATCGTGCGCTCGCTGTTCATGCCGGTCTTCCTCGGCACTACGCTGTCTTGCGCCGGGCTCGTCGTGCTCGGCGGGTTGCGATGGCAGGAGCCGGGCGCGCTTGCGATGATCTGCGGCGGCGGCCTCTATGTCGTCGGGATGTTCGTCGTCACGGTCGTCTTCAACGTGCCGCTGAACGATCAGCTTGCGGCCACAGACCCCGCGAGCACCGCGGCCGCGCCGGTCTGGGCGCACTACCTGACCGACTGGACCTTCTGGAACCACGCGCGGACCATCGCCTCGCTTGCGGCGACGGCGCTGCTGATTGCCGCCATCGCTGCGCGATAG
- a CDS encoding efflux RND transporter permease subunit encodes MISISEPFIRRPVGTTLLAIGLFLVGIVAYEFLPVSSVPNVDFPTIRVSASRPGADPSVMAATVAAPLERKLGTISGVDQITSTSSLGTTSIQVQFSIGRNIDRAARDVQAAINASLADLPSDLPSLPKFRKANPAAAPVFVLALTSKTISTSAMYDVADTVLAQRISQVPGVGEVTVSGADQPAVRIALNPVSLANAGIATDDVRLAIINANPLGPVGIFNGDRLSETLSINKQMRTAAEFRDIVIKSSNGNFVRLSDVAEVEDSVRNSRSIAWFNKQPAVLIQITKQGDANVIDTVDGVRRMLPELKQWIPAGVEISTLVDRTGTIRASVEDMQFTLLATAVLVMVVVFVFLRRIVPTIAAGVSVPLALAGTCAGMWLAGFSIDNLSLMALAISVGFVVDDAIVMIENMYRNLEQGMAPYPAAVEGAKQIGFTVLSISLSLIAAFTPLIFMDGIVGRLLREFSLTLTFAIIVSTLVSVTITPMICAHYIKEVTSDRATWYDRVIEGTLSRVVAFYASTLRIVLGYPFLTLVVFFATVALTVVLYVKTPKAYFPTDDSGFVIGATRASADISFQSMLGLQQRLADIVMADPAVAGIGSSVGSGGGPGGATSNRGTMFISLKPPEERGGLSTAQVIDRLRRNLFMVPGIRLFMFAAQDIRTGGRQSDSDYQYTLASTDLDLLQKWAPLVAKRMETVEGITDVSADRDPGGLQLNLVIDRKIASSLGVRVQDIDNALNNAFSQRQISYIYTQRNQYVVVLEIDPKFQSDPSNLERIYVAGANDVQVPLSALVHYQRGLSALAVYHSGGFPSTTVSFNLLPDVPLEVATTNIQQAVDELHMPEGIRGSFDGNAGDFNKTSGRQPLLILGALVAMYIVLGVLYESLAHPITIISTLPSAGLGALLALQVTNTPLTVIAFVGIILLIGIVKKNGIMMVDFALEAERHQGLSSRDAIFEACRARFRPILMTTMAALFAGIPLVIATGPGTELRRPLGITIIGGLFVSQILTLYTTPVIYLLIDRLRRRPAPSGVHAPAE; translated from the coding sequence GTGATCTCGATCTCCGAGCCCTTCATCCGTCGGCCGGTGGGCACCACCTTGCTGGCGATCGGGCTGTTCCTGGTCGGGATCGTCGCCTACGAGTTTCTGCCGGTGTCGTCGGTCCCGAATGTCGACTTCCCGACCATTCGGGTGTCGGCGTCGCGGCCCGGCGCCGATCCCTCGGTGATGGCTGCGACTGTCGCGGCACCGCTGGAGCGCAAGCTCGGCACCATTTCGGGCGTCGACCAGATCACCTCGACGAGTTCGCTCGGCACCACCAGCATCCAGGTGCAGTTCTCGATCGGCCGCAACATCGACCGCGCCGCGCGCGACGTGCAGGCCGCGATCAATGCCTCGCTCGCCGATCTGCCGAGCGACCTGCCGTCGCTGCCCAAGTTCCGCAAGGCCAATCCGGCCGCGGCACCCGTGTTCGTGCTGGCGCTGACCTCGAAGACGATCTCGACCAGCGCGATGTACGACGTCGCCGACACCGTGCTGGCGCAGCGCATCTCGCAGGTGCCGGGGGTCGGCGAGGTGACGGTCAGCGGCGCCGACCAACCGGCGGTGCGCATCGCGCTCAATCCGGTGTCGCTGGCCAATGCCGGGATCGCGACCGACGACGTCCGGCTCGCGATCATCAATGCCAATCCGCTCGGCCCCGTCGGCATCTTCAATGGCGACCGGCTGAGCGAGACGCTTTCGATCAACAAGCAGATGCGCACTGCGGCCGAGTTCCGCGACATCGTCATCAAGAGTTCGAATGGCAATTTCGTCCGCCTCTCGGATGTCGCAGAGGTCGAGGATTCCGTCCGCAATTCGCGCTCGATCGCCTGGTTCAACAAGCAGCCGGCGGTGCTGATCCAGATCACCAAGCAGGGCGACGCCAACGTCATCGACACCGTCGACGGCGTTCGCAGGATGTTGCCGGAACTGAAGCAGTGGATCCCGGCCGGTGTCGAGATCTCGACCCTGGTCGATCGCACCGGAACGATCCGCGCCAGCGTCGAGGACATGCAGTTCACGCTGCTGGCGACCGCCGTGCTCGTGATGGTCGTGGTGTTCGTATTCCTGCGCAGGATCGTACCGACGATCGCCGCCGGCGTCTCGGTGCCGCTGGCGCTGGCCGGCACCTGCGCCGGGATGTGGCTCGCCGGCTTCTCGATCGACAATCTGTCGCTGATGGCGCTCGCGATCTCCGTCGGCTTCGTGGTCGACGACGCAATCGTGATGATCGAGAACATGTACCGCAATCTCGAGCAGGGCATGGCGCCATATCCGGCCGCGGTCGAGGGCGCCAAGCAGATCGGCTTCACGGTGCTGTCGATCTCGCTGTCGCTGATCGCGGCCTTCACGCCGCTGATCTTCATGGACGGGATCGTCGGCCGCCTGCTGCGCGAGTTCTCGCTGACCCTGACGTTTGCCATCATCGTGTCGACCCTGGTGTCGGTGACGATCACGCCGATGATCTGCGCGCACTACATCAAGGAGGTGACCTCGGATCGTGCCACTTGGTACGATCGCGTCATCGAGGGCACGCTGTCGCGCGTCGTGGCGTTCTATGCGTCGACCCTGCGGATCGTGCTCGGCTATCCCTTCCTGACCCTGGTGGTGTTCTTCGCCACCGTCGCGCTGACGGTGGTGCTGTACGTCAAGACGCCGAAGGCCTATTTCCCGACCGACGACAGCGGCTTCGTGATCGGGGCGACCCGCGCTTCCGCCGATATCTCGTTCCAATCGATGCTCGGTCTGCAGCAGCGGCTCGCCGACATCGTGATGGCCGACCCCGCGGTCGCCGGCATCGGTTCGTCGGTCGGCTCCGGCGGCGGCCCGGGCGGTGCCACCTCCAATCGCGGCACCATGTTCATCAGCCTGAAGCCGCCCGAGGAGCGGGGAGGTCTGTCGACCGCGCAGGTGATCGACCGGCTGCGCCGCAACCTGTTCATGGTGCCGGGCATCCGCCTGTTCATGTTCGCCGCCCAGGACATCCGCACCGGCGGCCGGCAGAGCGATTCCGACTACCAGTACACGCTCGCCTCGACCGATCTCGATCTGTTGCAGAAATGGGCGCCGCTCGTCGCCAAGCGCATGGAGACGGTGGAGGGCATCACCGATGTCTCCGCCGACCGCGATCCCGGCGGCTTGCAGCTCAACCTCGTGATCGACCGCAAGATCGCCTCCAGCCTCGGCGTCCGCGTGCAGGACATCGACAACGCGCTCAACAACGCGTTCTCGCAACGGCAGATCTCGTACATCTACACCCAGCGCAACCAGTACGTGGTGGTGCTCGAGATCGATCCGAAATTCCAGAGCGACCCGTCGAATCTCGAGCGGATCTATGTCGCCGGCGCCAACGACGTGCAGGTGCCGCTGTCGGCGCTCGTGCACTACCAGCGCGGACTGTCGGCGCTCGCGGTCTATCACTCCGGCGGCTTTCCCTCGACCACGGTGTCGTTCAACCTGCTGCCGGACGTGCCGCTCGAGGTCGCCACCACGAACATCCAGCAGGCGGTCGACGAGCTGCACATGCCCGAGGGCATTCGCGGCAGCTTCGACGGCAATGCCGGCGACTTCAACAAGACCAGCGGGCGGCAGCCGCTACTGATCCTCGGCGCGCTGGTCGCGATGTATATCGTGCTCGGCGTGCTCTATGAGAGCCTGGCGCATCCGATCACGATCATCTCGACCTTGCCGTCGGCCGGCCTCGGCGCCTTGCTGGCGCTGCAGGTGACCAACACGCCGCTGACCGTGATCGCCTTTGTCGGCATCATCCTGCTGATCGGCATCGTCAAGAAGAACGGCATCATGATGGTCGACTTCGCGCTCGAGGCCGAGCGGCATCAGGGCCTGTCGTCACGGGATGCGATCTTCGAGGCCTGCCGGGCGCGCTTCCGCCCGATCCTGATGACGACCATGGCCGCGCTGTTCGCCGGCATTCCGCTGGTGATTGCGACCGGCCCGGGCACCGAGCTGCGGCGGCCGCTCGGCATCACCATCATCGGCGGCCTGTTCGTGTCGCAGATCCTGACACTCTACACCACGCCGGTGATCTATCTCTTGATCGACCGGTTGCGCCGGCGCCCGGCGCCGTCAGGCGTGCACGCGCCGGCGGAATAG
- a CDS encoding tRNA-uridine aminocarboxypropyltransferase, which yields MSEPTEAKTELATEIPECPHCGKPVPLCICDSVTPIKSRIQLLILQHPQEQDRALGTARLTARHFENAVVRIGLSWPSLSKALGRPVADPSRWAVLYLGSAKVEDLDTDAEIVAINRKGEPEPHQRAVLSDIEGIVLLDGTWSQAKALWWRNAWMLKCQRVILGPKRPSLYGKLRREPRRDGLSTIEAAAILLAGLEKRPDIATTLTDSFERMLARFREVQAEMPELAPKPKKRDFRKRRR from the coding sequence ATGTCCGAACCGACCGAAGCAAAGACCGAACTTGCCACCGAGATCCCGGAGTGTCCGCATTGCGGCAAGCCGGTGCCGCTGTGTATCTGCGACAGCGTCACGCCGATCAAGAGCCGGATCCAGCTCCTGATCCTGCAGCACCCGCAGGAGCAGGACAGGGCGCTCGGCACGGCGCGGCTCACCGCGCGGCACTTTGAGAATGCGGTCGTCCGGATCGGGCTGTCCTGGCCGAGCCTCTCCAAGGCGCTCGGCCGACCGGTGGCCGATCCGTCGCGCTGGGCGGTGCTCTATCTCGGTTCGGCCAAGGTCGAGGATCTCGATACCGACGCCGAGATCGTCGCGATCAACCGCAAGGGCGAGCCGGAGCCGCACCAGCGCGCGGTCCTCTCCGACATCGAGGGCATCGTACTGCTCGACGGCACCTGGAGCCAGGCCAAGGCGCTGTGGTGGCGCAACGCCTGGATGCTGAAGTGCCAGCGGGTGATTCTCGGGCCGAAACGGCCCTCGCTGTACGGTAAGCTGCGCCGGGAACCGCGGCGCGACGGCCTGTCCACCATCGAGGCGGCCGCGATCCTGCTGGCAGGGCTGGAAAAGCGGCCGGATATCGCCACAACGTTAACTGATAGTTTCGAGCGGATGCTGGCGAGATTCCGGGAAGTGCAGGCCGAAATGCCGGAATTGGCGCCAAAACCGAAGAAGCGGGACTTCCGGAAGCGCCGACGTTAG
- a CDS encoding protein-L-isoaspartate O-methyltransferase: protein MTGFSTARQYMVDGQVRPSDVTDDRILEAMLTVPREVFVPAGKQALAYLDLDLDVTEGGTARRCLITPALLARMLQAAEIKATDRVLVVGCATGYAAAIVARFAGEVSATESDPALAAKASAAFAQLGIQNVTVKTAAAADGDAAGAPYDVIVLNGATEVIPTGLFGQLKEGGRLVGVFGLTPPPRATLVTHSHGDFGHRELFDATAPVLPGFERVPAFVF, encoded by the coding sequence ATGACCGGTTTTTCAACCGCGCGCCAGTACATGGTGGATGGTCAGGTGCGTCCGAGCGACGTGACCGACGATCGTATTCTCGAAGCCATGCTGACCGTGCCGCGCGAGGTGTTCGTGCCGGCCGGCAAGCAGGCGCTGGCCTATCTGGACCTCGATCTCGACGTGACCGAGGGCGGCACGGCCAGGCGCTGCCTGATCACGCCGGCGTTGCTCGCCAGGATGCTGCAAGCCGCCGAGATCAAGGCGACCGACCGCGTCCTGGTCGTCGGCTGCGCGACTGGCTACGCCGCCGCCATCGTGGCGCGTTTTGCCGGCGAGGTCAGCGCAACCGAAAGCGATCCGGCGCTCGCCGCAAAGGCCTCCGCAGCGTTCGCCCAGCTCGGCATCCAGAATGTGACCGTCAAGACCGCAGCCGCCGCCGACGGTGATGCCGCCGGCGCGCCGTATGACGTCATTGTTCTCAACGGTGCGACCGAGGTTATCCCGACCGGGCTGTTCGGCCAGCTCAAGGAGGGGGGCCGGCTGGTCGGGGTGTTCGGCCTGACGCCGCCGCCGCGTGCCACCCTCGTGACTCACTCCCACGGGGATTTCGGCCATCGCGAGCTGTTCGACGCCACGGCCCCTGTGCTGCCCGGATTCGAGCGGGTTCCGGCGTTCGTCTTCTGA
- a CDS encoding DUF2497 domain-containing protein codes for MTQPAKVQEPSMEEILASIRRIIADDEAKPAAAEKPAAAAAPPPKVESPPPAAKPAMKSPPPAAPPAAKPAASAPKSPPPAPAPASNNQDDIDSLLASLDEATPASEIRPSPQPEAQPEADVFELTDDMALPEPAATPSFRKVEPQDDVEFTEARTRAPEPMREPVREREPPAIETAPMQQIISGTTMRAVESAFNSLANTVLSNNARTLEDLVKEMLRPMLKSWLDDNLPGLVERIVKAEIERVSRGR; via the coding sequence ATGACGCAACCTGCGAAGGTCCAAGAGCCCTCGATGGAGGAGATTCTGGCGTCGATCCGTCGCATCATTGCCGACGACGAGGCGAAGCCGGCCGCGGCCGAGAAACCTGCGGCCGCCGCTGCGCCGCCGCCGAAGGTTGAATCGCCGCCACCAGCAGCCAAGCCCGCGATGAAGAGCCCGCCGCCCGCAGCGCCCCCGGCCGCGAAGCCCGCCGCGTCAGCGCCGAAATCACCGCCACCCGCGCCGGCGCCGGCCAGCAACAATCAGGACGACATCGACTCGCTGCTCGCCAGCCTCGACGAGGCGACGCCCGCGTCCGAGATCAGGCCGTCGCCGCAGCCCGAAGCCCAGCCCGAAGCCGACGTATTCGAGCTCACCGACGACATGGCGCTGCCGGAGCCGGCGGCCACGCCGTCGTTCCGCAAGGTCGAGCCCCAGGACGACGTCGAGTTCACGGAAGCCCGCACACGGGCGCCGGAGCCCATGCGAGAACCGGTTCGAGAGCGAGAACCGCCGGCAATCGAAACCGCGCCGATGCAGCAGATCATCTCGGGAACCACGATGCGGGCGGTCGAATCCGCCTTCAACTCGCTGGCCAACACCGTACTGAGCAACAATGCTCGGACGCTGGAGGATCTGGTCAAGGAGATGCTGCGGCCGATGCTGAAGTCCTGGCTGGACGACAATCTGCCGGGGCTGGTCGAGCGGATCGTCAAGGCCGAGATCGAGCGGGTCTCCCGCGGGCGGTAG